A genomic window from Paramormyrops kingsleyae isolate MSU_618 chromosome 23, PKINGS_0.4, whole genome shotgun sequence includes:
- the itgb8 gene encoding integrin beta-8 isoform X1: protein MTSWLRRYCNLILHRLLLAVLACVVIETSHSDENICSLPGVLSCNECLSRGPQCAWCFQEGFLDGASRAQRCNTLPNLQKKGCAVEFVEQATVTLKVNPTPPGRQVAPQDVTVQLPPGTEVSVTVEVKQLELYPVDMYYLVDVSASMQDNLNRLKTVGTGLSHRMRDYSSDFRVGFGSFVDKPVSPYINVHPSKVSNPCFDFKMQCRPTHGFMHMLSMTDNTTEFTRIMLQQGISGNMDTPEGGFDAMLQAAVCQRDIGWRPEAKRLLLVMTDQPSHLALDSKLAGIVVPHDGNCHLDSGGYTRSTSMEYPTIGQLAEKLLENSIHSIFAVEHGQYKWYEDLAPFLPGAYVGKLQAKASNLKDLVVEAYKKLLSDVEVEVGVQDQHAHRFWVNVTAVCPTGSAPSGLNKCSGVQPNQTVFFNITIGMKDCPSAPEDVLIFIRPVGFNESSVVRVRPTCHCSCGGQPGCQDELEGPECNEASGDVGCRLDGTGAVCSGRGECVCGHCICEASSLGTVHGTHCELDDFSCPYRQGRVCGGVCGTADTYAQARTGRGDCVSAACRCHSGWTGDSCQCPSSTEPCLSPDGRLCSGRGRCVCGRCECDDPWSSGRFCEKCPTCDRSCQSHWKCVDCHLSKGLLEGNAEDCNRTCSPMVAYVHALPGLMSKAAKDCLFPSSESCHYRFQMDSVPGIPQIHISRYPECLASQRYYPTFICVFLLTVLLGLVILLMAKFLLMRRVLSVGDAPVYSNTAKESNFMPSSTEKTIIYRRDEPAEMPVEVQKIPLHEVWHSGSKA from the exons ATGACTTCCTGGCTGCGCAGATACTGTAACCTCATTCTGCATCGGCTGCTGCTCGCTGTGCTAGCCTGTGTCGTGATAGAAACCTCTCATTCGG ATGAAAACATTTGTTCTTTGCCTGGGGTATTATCCTGTAATGAGTGCCTGAGCCGTGGACCTCAGTGTGCTTGGTGCTTCCAGGAG GGTTTTTTAGACGGCGCGTCCAGGGCACAGCGATGCAACACGCTTCCAAACCTGCAGAAGAAAGGCTGCGCTGTGGAGTTTGTGGAGCAGGCCACCGTCACGCTCAAGGTGAACCCCACACCTCCCGGCCGCCAGGTGGCACCACAAGATGTCACTGTCCAGCTGCCGCCAG GTACCGAGGTCAGCGTCACGGTGGAGGTGAAGCAGCTGGAGCTGTATCCTGTGGACATGTACTACCTGGTGGACGTCTCAGCGTCCATGCAGGACAACCTGAACAGGCTGAAGACGGTGGGCACTGGGCTGTCCCACAGGATGAGGGACTATTCCAGCGACTTCAGGGTGGGCTTCGGCTCCTTCGTGGACAAACCCGTCTCGCCCTACATCAACGTCCACCCCTCTAAAGTCAGCAACCCCTGCTT CGACTTCAAGATGCAGTGCCGACCCACGCACGGGTTCATGCACATGCTCTCCATGACGGACAACACCACGGAGTTCACACGCATCATGCTCCAGCAGGGCATCTCAGGAAACATGGACACGCCCGAGGGTGGCTTCGATGCCATGCTGCAGGCCGCCGTGTGCCAG AGGGACATCGGCTGGCGGCCTGAGGCCaagcgcctcctgctggtgaTGACGGACCAGCCCTCTCACCTCGCGCTGGACAGCAAACTGGCGGGAATCGTGGTGCCCCACGACGGCAACTGCCACCTGGACTCCGGCGGATACACCCGCAGCACAAGCATG GAGTACCCCACCATTGGTCAGCTGGCAGAGAAGCTTCTGGAAAACAGCATCCACTCCATATTTGCAGTGGAGCATGGGCAGTATAAGTGGTATGAG GATCTGGCCCCCTTTCTGCCGGGTGCTTACGTGGGCAAGCTGCAGGCCAAGGCCTCGAACCTGAAGGACCTGGTGGTGGAGGCCTATAAG AAGCTTCTCTCGGACGTAGAGGTGGAGGTTGGGGTTCAGGACCAGCACGCTCACAGGTTCTGGGTCAACGTCACCGCCGTTTGTCCGACAGGCTCTGCACCTTCTGGGCTCAATAAGTGCTCCGGTGTGCAGCCAAATCAGACG GTGTTTTTTAACATCACCATAGGCATGAAAGACTGCCCCTCTGCACCAGAGGACGTCCTCATCTTCATCAGACCTGTGGGCTTCAACGAGTCCAGCGTGGTGAGGGTACGGCCCACCTGCCACTGCAGCTGTGGGGGGCAGCCTGGCTGCCAGGATGAGCTGGAGGGGCCAGAGTGCAACGAGGCCAGCGGGGATGTGGGCTGCAGGCTGGACGGGACGGGGGCCGTGTGCAGCGGCAGgggagagtgtgtgtgcggACACTGCATCTGCGAGGCGTCCAGCCTGGGCACCGTCCATGGAACACACTGCGAGCTGGACGACTTCTCCTGCCCGTACCGGCAGGGGCGGGTCTGCGGGGGTGTGTGCGGCACGGCGGACACAtacgcacaggcacgcacag GCCGTGGTGACTGTGTCTCGGCCGCGTGCCGCTGTCACAGCGGCTGGACGGGGGACAGCTGTCAGTGCCCCTCCTCCACAGAGCCCTGCCTCTCGCCCGACGGGCGGCTGTGCAGCGGGAGGGGACGCTGCGTCTGCGGAAGGTGCGAGTGCGACGACCCCTGGAGCTCCGGAAGGTTCTGCGAGAAATGCCCGACATGCGACAGGTCCTGCCAGTCACACTG GAAGTGTGTGGACTGCCACCTATCGAAGGGCCTGCTGGAAGGGAACGCCGAGGACTGCAACCGGACCTGCTCGCCCATGGTGGCCTACGTTCACGCGCTCCCAG GCCTGATGAGCAAAGCCGCGAAGGACTGTCTGTTCCCCAGCAGCGAGTCCTGCCACTACAGGTTCCAGATGGACTCTGTGCCGGGCATCCCTCAGATTCACATCAGCAGATATCCAG AATGTCTGGCAAGTCAGAGGTACTACCCCACCTTCATCTGCGTCTTCCTCCTCACGGTTCTTCTTGGGCTGGTCATTCTCCTCATGGCGAAGTTCCTACTAATGCGAAGGGTTCTGAGTGTTGGCGATGCACCGGTGTACAGCAACACGGCAAAG GAATCGAATTTCATGCCCTCCTCCACCGAGAAGACGATAATCTACAGGCGAGACGAGCCGGCAGAGATGCCCGTAGAGGTTCAGAAGATACCTTTGCATGAAGTCTGGCACTCTGGCAGTAAGGCTTGA
- the itgb8 gene encoding integrin beta-8 isoform X3: protein MYYLVDVSASMQDNLNRLKTVGTGLSHRMRDYSSDFRVGFGSFVDKPVSPYINVHPSKVSNPCFDFKMQCRPTHGFMHMLSMTDNTTEFTRIMLQQGISGNMDTPEGGFDAMLQAAVCQRDIGWRPEAKRLLLVMTDQPSHLALDSKLAGIVVPHDGNCHLDSGGYTRSTSMEYPTIGQLAEKLLENSIHSIFAVEHGQYKWYEDLAPFLPGAYVGKLQAKASNLKDLVVEAYKKLLSDVEVEVGVQDQHAHRFWVNVTAVCPTGSAPSGLNKCSGVQPNQTVFFNITIGMKDCPSAPEDVLIFIRPVGFNESSVVRVRPTCHCSCGGQPGCQDELEGPECNEASGDVGCRLDGTGAVCSGRGECVCGHCICEASSLGTVHGTHCELDDFSCPYRQGRVCGGVCGTADTYAQARTGRGDCVSAACRCHSGWTGDSCQCPSSTEPCLSPDGRLCSGRGRCVCGRCECDDPWSSGRFCEKCPTCDRSCQSHWKCVDCHLSKGLLEGNAEDCNRTCSPMVAYVHALPGLMSKAAKDCLFPSSESCHYRFQMDSVPGIPQIHISRYPECLASQRYYPTFICVFLLTVLLGLVILLMAKFLLMRRVLSVGDAPVYSNTAKESNFMPSSTEKTIIYRRDEPAEMPVEVQKIPLHEVWHSGSKA, encoded by the exons ATGTACTACCTGGTGGACGTCTCAGCGTCCATGCAGGACAACCTGAACAGGCTGAAGACGGTGGGCACTGGGCTGTCCCACAGGATGAGGGACTATTCCAGCGACTTCAGGGTGGGCTTCGGCTCCTTCGTGGACAAACCCGTCTCGCCCTACATCAACGTCCACCCCTCTAAAGTCAGCAACCCCTGCTT CGACTTCAAGATGCAGTGCCGACCCACGCACGGGTTCATGCACATGCTCTCCATGACGGACAACACCACGGAGTTCACACGCATCATGCTCCAGCAGGGCATCTCAGGAAACATGGACACGCCCGAGGGTGGCTTCGATGCCATGCTGCAGGCCGCCGTGTGCCAG AGGGACATCGGCTGGCGGCCTGAGGCCaagcgcctcctgctggtgaTGACGGACCAGCCCTCTCACCTCGCGCTGGACAGCAAACTGGCGGGAATCGTGGTGCCCCACGACGGCAACTGCCACCTGGACTCCGGCGGATACACCCGCAGCACAAGCATG GAGTACCCCACCATTGGTCAGCTGGCAGAGAAGCTTCTGGAAAACAGCATCCACTCCATATTTGCAGTGGAGCATGGGCAGTATAAGTGGTATGAG GATCTGGCCCCCTTTCTGCCGGGTGCTTACGTGGGCAAGCTGCAGGCCAAGGCCTCGAACCTGAAGGACCTGGTGGTGGAGGCCTATAAG AAGCTTCTCTCGGACGTAGAGGTGGAGGTTGGGGTTCAGGACCAGCACGCTCACAGGTTCTGGGTCAACGTCACCGCCGTTTGTCCGACAGGCTCTGCACCTTCTGGGCTCAATAAGTGCTCCGGTGTGCAGCCAAATCAGACG GTGTTTTTTAACATCACCATAGGCATGAAAGACTGCCCCTCTGCACCAGAGGACGTCCTCATCTTCATCAGACCTGTGGGCTTCAACGAGTCCAGCGTGGTGAGGGTACGGCCCACCTGCCACTGCAGCTGTGGGGGGCAGCCTGGCTGCCAGGATGAGCTGGAGGGGCCAGAGTGCAACGAGGCCAGCGGGGATGTGGGCTGCAGGCTGGACGGGACGGGGGCCGTGTGCAGCGGCAGgggagagtgtgtgtgcggACACTGCATCTGCGAGGCGTCCAGCCTGGGCACCGTCCATGGAACACACTGCGAGCTGGACGACTTCTCCTGCCCGTACCGGCAGGGGCGGGTCTGCGGGGGTGTGTGCGGCACGGCGGACACAtacgcacaggcacgcacag GCCGTGGTGACTGTGTCTCGGCCGCGTGCCGCTGTCACAGCGGCTGGACGGGGGACAGCTGTCAGTGCCCCTCCTCCACAGAGCCCTGCCTCTCGCCCGACGGGCGGCTGTGCAGCGGGAGGGGACGCTGCGTCTGCGGAAGGTGCGAGTGCGACGACCCCTGGAGCTCCGGAAGGTTCTGCGAGAAATGCCCGACATGCGACAGGTCCTGCCAGTCACACTG GAAGTGTGTGGACTGCCACCTATCGAAGGGCCTGCTGGAAGGGAACGCCGAGGACTGCAACCGGACCTGCTCGCCCATGGTGGCCTACGTTCACGCGCTCCCAG GCCTGATGAGCAAAGCCGCGAAGGACTGTCTGTTCCCCAGCAGCGAGTCCTGCCACTACAGGTTCCAGATGGACTCTGTGCCGGGCATCCCTCAGATTCACATCAGCAGATATCCAG AATGTCTGGCAAGTCAGAGGTACTACCCCACCTTCATCTGCGTCTTCCTCCTCACGGTTCTTCTTGGGCTGGTCATTCTCCTCATGGCGAAGTTCCTACTAATGCGAAGGGTTCTGAGTGTTGGCGATGCACCGGTGTACAGCAACACGGCAAAG GAATCGAATTTCATGCCCTCCTCCACCGAGAAGACGATAATCTACAGGCGAGACGAGCCGGCAGAGATGCCCGTAGAGGTTCAGAAGATACCTTTGCATGAAGTCTGGCACTCTGGCAGTAAGGCTTGA
- the itgb8 gene encoding integrin beta-8 isoform X2 — MTSWLRRYCNLILHRLLLAVLACVVIETSHSDENICSLPGVLSCNECLSRGPQCAWCFQEGFLDGASRAQRCNTLPNLQKKGCAVEFVEQATVTLKVNPTPPGRQVAPQDVTVQLPPGTEVSVTVEVKQLELYPVDMYYLVDVSASMQDNLNRLKTVGTGLSHRMRDYSSDFRVGFGSFVDKPVSPYINVHPSKVSNPCFDFKMQCRPTHGFMHMLSMTDNTTEFTRIMLQQGISGNMDTPEGGFDAMLQAAVCQRDIGWRPEAKRLLLVMTDQPSHLALDSKLAGIVVPHDGNCHLDSGGYTRSTSMEYPTIGQLAEKLLENSIHSIFAVEHGQYKWYEDLAPFLPGAYVGKLQAKASNLKDLVVEAYKKLLSDVEVEVGVQDQHAHRFWVNVTAVCPTGSAPSGLNKCSGVQPNQTVFFNITIGMKDCPSAPEDVLIFIRPVGFNESSVVRVRPTCHCSCGGQPGCQDELEGPECNEASGDVGCRLDGTGAVCSGRGECVCGHCICEASSLGTVHGTHCELDDFSCPYRQGRVCGGRGDCVSAACRCHSGWTGDSCQCPSSTEPCLSPDGRLCSGRGRCVCGRCECDDPWSSGRFCEKCPTCDRSCQSHWKCVDCHLSKGLLEGNAEDCNRTCSPMVAYVHALPGLMSKAAKDCLFPSSESCHYRFQMDSVPGIPQIHISRYPECLASQRYYPTFICVFLLTVLLGLVILLMAKFLLMRRVLSVGDAPVYSNTAKESNFMPSSTEKTIIYRRDEPAEMPVEVQKIPLHEVWHSGSKA, encoded by the exons ATGACTTCCTGGCTGCGCAGATACTGTAACCTCATTCTGCATCGGCTGCTGCTCGCTGTGCTAGCCTGTGTCGTGATAGAAACCTCTCATTCGG ATGAAAACATTTGTTCTTTGCCTGGGGTATTATCCTGTAATGAGTGCCTGAGCCGTGGACCTCAGTGTGCTTGGTGCTTCCAGGAG GGTTTTTTAGACGGCGCGTCCAGGGCACAGCGATGCAACACGCTTCCAAACCTGCAGAAGAAAGGCTGCGCTGTGGAGTTTGTGGAGCAGGCCACCGTCACGCTCAAGGTGAACCCCACACCTCCCGGCCGCCAGGTGGCACCACAAGATGTCACTGTCCAGCTGCCGCCAG GTACCGAGGTCAGCGTCACGGTGGAGGTGAAGCAGCTGGAGCTGTATCCTGTGGACATGTACTACCTGGTGGACGTCTCAGCGTCCATGCAGGACAACCTGAACAGGCTGAAGACGGTGGGCACTGGGCTGTCCCACAGGATGAGGGACTATTCCAGCGACTTCAGGGTGGGCTTCGGCTCCTTCGTGGACAAACCCGTCTCGCCCTACATCAACGTCCACCCCTCTAAAGTCAGCAACCCCTGCTT CGACTTCAAGATGCAGTGCCGACCCACGCACGGGTTCATGCACATGCTCTCCATGACGGACAACACCACGGAGTTCACACGCATCATGCTCCAGCAGGGCATCTCAGGAAACATGGACACGCCCGAGGGTGGCTTCGATGCCATGCTGCAGGCCGCCGTGTGCCAG AGGGACATCGGCTGGCGGCCTGAGGCCaagcgcctcctgctggtgaTGACGGACCAGCCCTCTCACCTCGCGCTGGACAGCAAACTGGCGGGAATCGTGGTGCCCCACGACGGCAACTGCCACCTGGACTCCGGCGGATACACCCGCAGCACAAGCATG GAGTACCCCACCATTGGTCAGCTGGCAGAGAAGCTTCTGGAAAACAGCATCCACTCCATATTTGCAGTGGAGCATGGGCAGTATAAGTGGTATGAG GATCTGGCCCCCTTTCTGCCGGGTGCTTACGTGGGCAAGCTGCAGGCCAAGGCCTCGAACCTGAAGGACCTGGTGGTGGAGGCCTATAAG AAGCTTCTCTCGGACGTAGAGGTGGAGGTTGGGGTTCAGGACCAGCACGCTCACAGGTTCTGGGTCAACGTCACCGCCGTTTGTCCGACAGGCTCTGCACCTTCTGGGCTCAATAAGTGCTCCGGTGTGCAGCCAAATCAGACG GTGTTTTTTAACATCACCATAGGCATGAAAGACTGCCCCTCTGCACCAGAGGACGTCCTCATCTTCATCAGACCTGTGGGCTTCAACGAGTCCAGCGTGGTGAGGGTACGGCCCACCTGCCACTGCAGCTGTGGGGGGCAGCCTGGCTGCCAGGATGAGCTGGAGGGGCCAGAGTGCAACGAGGCCAGCGGGGATGTGGGCTGCAGGCTGGACGGGACGGGGGCCGTGTGCAGCGGCAGgggagagtgtgtgtgcggACACTGCATCTGCGAGGCGTCCAGCCTGGGCACCGTCCATGGAACACACTGCGAGCTGGACGACTTCTCCTGCCCGTACCGGCAGGGGCGGGTCTGCGGGG GCCGTGGTGACTGTGTCTCGGCCGCGTGCCGCTGTCACAGCGGCTGGACGGGGGACAGCTGTCAGTGCCCCTCCTCCACAGAGCCCTGCCTCTCGCCCGACGGGCGGCTGTGCAGCGGGAGGGGACGCTGCGTCTGCGGAAGGTGCGAGTGCGACGACCCCTGGAGCTCCGGAAGGTTCTGCGAGAAATGCCCGACATGCGACAGGTCCTGCCAGTCACACTG GAAGTGTGTGGACTGCCACCTATCGAAGGGCCTGCTGGAAGGGAACGCCGAGGACTGCAACCGGACCTGCTCGCCCATGGTGGCCTACGTTCACGCGCTCCCAG GCCTGATGAGCAAAGCCGCGAAGGACTGTCTGTTCCCCAGCAGCGAGTCCTGCCACTACAGGTTCCAGATGGACTCTGTGCCGGGCATCCCTCAGATTCACATCAGCAGATATCCAG AATGTCTGGCAAGTCAGAGGTACTACCCCACCTTCATCTGCGTCTTCCTCCTCACGGTTCTTCTTGGGCTGGTCATTCTCCTCATGGCGAAGTTCCTACTAATGCGAAGGGTTCTGAGTGTTGGCGATGCACCGGTGTACAGCAACACGGCAAAG GAATCGAATTTCATGCCCTCCTCCACCGAGAAGACGATAATCTACAGGCGAGACGAGCCGGCAGAGATGCCCGTAGAGGTTCAGAAGATACCTTTGCATGAAGTCTGGCACTCTGGCAGTAAGGCTTGA